A DNA window from Streptococcus parapneumoniae contains the following coding sequences:
- a CDS encoding helix-turn-helix domain-containing protein, translated as MDMLLATRLKNKRKELKLSQKELAEGICEQGQISRMEQGKYSPGSELLFQLSKRLKVSMNYFFEETEVSSLENIDKFKELSKKFLDEREYESLKYIYELEKSKRARLSAKDQIYLDWIDTLVQFRYLNHQTEAVAKLEKILLSLKKSDFYYLQLGNTLANFYFDMGQEDTYQELYQLLKENIQSLSVHHLEQLELMIKFRYNYCRYLWLNERTSEAIEEITATIAICKRYNSSYRLADLYCLLGNISVGFAEKDRILGFYQVSYQLYKHEDNQRMMLEIEKEMKLLESED; from the coding sequence GTGGATATGTTGTTAGCGACACGCTTAAAAAATAAGAGAAAGGAATTAAAATTATCTCAAAAGGAATTGGCTGAGGGGATTTGTGAGCAAGGACAGATTAGCCGTATGGAGCAAGGTAAATACTCACCCGGGTCAGAATTACTCTTTCAGCTATCTAAGCGATTGAAGGTGAGTATGAATTATTTCTTTGAAGAGACTGAGGTTTCTAGTTTAGAAAATATTGACAAGTTTAAAGAACTATCTAAGAAGTTTTTGGATGAGAGGGAATATGAATCTCTCAAATACATTTATGAACTTGAAAAATCTAAACGTGCTCGTTTATCTGCTAAAGACCAGATTTATTTAGACTGGATTGATACGTTAGTTCAATTCCGTTATCTAAATCATCAAACAGAGGCAGTTGCGAAATTGGAAAAAATACTGTTATCTCTGAAAAAATCTGATTTTTACTATCTACAACTGGGAAATACCTTGGCTAATTTTTATTTTGATATGGGGCAGGAAGACACATATCAGGAGCTCTATCAACTTTTAAAAGAGAACATCCAGTCATTATCTGTCCATCATTTGGAACAATTAGAACTGATGATTAAATTCCGATATAACTATTGTAGATATTTGTGGTTGAATGAACGAACATCTGAAGCTATAGAAGAGATTACAGCAACAATAGCTATTTGTAAAAGATATAATAGCAGTTATCGATTAGCAGATTTGTATTGTTTATTGGGAAATATAAGCGTGGGCTTTGCTGAAAAGGATAGGATACTAGGTTTTTATCAAGTATCTTACCAGCTTTACAAGCATGAAGACAACCAGAGAATGATGCTGGAAATTGAGAAGGAAATGAAATTATTGGAAAGTGAAGATTAA
- a CDS encoding Na/Pi cotransporter family protein: MSINWQEILFHFLGGLGLFLYSIKTMGDGLQQAAGDRLRFYIDKYTSNPFFGVLVGIGMTALIQSSSGVTVITVGLVSAGLLTLRQAIGIVMGANIGTTVTSFLIGFKLGDYALPMLFIGAVCLFFTKNRTVNNIGRILFGVGGIFFALNLMSGAMAPLKDLQVFKDYMIELSKNPVLGVFVGTGLTLLIQASSATIGILQNLYASNLIDLQGALPVLFGDNIGTTITAIIASLGANIAAKRVAGAHVAFNVIGTVVCVIFLVPFTALIHWFESTLNLAPEMTIAFAHGTFNITNTIVQFPFIGALAYFVTKIIPGEDEVVKYEPLYLDEHFIKQAPSIALGNAKKELLHLGNYAAKAFDLSYKYIIDLDEKVAEKGHKTEEAINTIDEQLTRYLIALSSEALSQKESEVLTNILDSSRDLERIGDHAEALLNLTDYLQRKNVEFSDAALKELEEVYRQTSDFIKDALDSVENNDIEKARSLVERHEAINNIERVLRKTHIKRLNKGECSTQAGVNFIDIISHYTRVSDHAMNLAEKVFAEQI; the protein is encoded by the coding sequence ATGTCCATTAATTGGCAGGAAATTTTATTTCACTTTTTAGGTGGTCTGGGGCTATTCTTATATAGTATCAAGACCATGGGAGACGGTTTACAACAAGCTGCTGGAGATCGCCTTCGTTTTTACATTGACAAATATACTAGTAATCCTTTCTTTGGAGTTCTGGTTGGTATTGGGATGACTGCTCTAATTCAGTCTAGTTCTGGTGTAACAGTTATCACAGTCGGCCTGGTCAGTGCCGGTCTCCTAACCTTACGTCAGGCTATCGGGATTGTCATGGGAGCTAATATTGGGACAACAGTCACATCCTTTCTTATTGGATTTAAACTAGGTGACTATGCCCTGCCTATGCTCTTTATCGGTGCTGTCTGCCTCTTCTTTACAAAAAATCGGACAGTCAATAATATCGGACGCATCCTCTTTGGTGTCGGTGGTATCTTTTTTGCCCTCAATCTTATGAGCGGTGCAATGGCTCCACTCAAAGATTTACAGGTCTTTAAAGACTATATGATTGAGCTAAGTAAGAATCCTGTTTTGGGTGTCTTTGTCGGTACCGGCTTGACCTTACTGATTCAAGCTTCCTCGGCTACCATCGGGATTTTACAAAACCTCTATGCCAGCAATCTCATTGACCTGCAAGGAGCTTTGCCAGTTCTATTTGGTGACAATATCGGGACAACCATTACAGCCATCATTGCCTCTTTAGGTGCTAATATTGCAGCTAAACGGGTAGCAGGAGCTCATGTTGCCTTCAACGTTATCGGAACAGTCGTCTGCGTTATTTTTCTAGTTCCTTTTACAGCCCTGATTCATTGGTTTGAATCTACGCTAAATCTAGCACCGGAAATGACCATCGCCTTTGCTCACGGAACCTTTAATATTACCAATACCATTGTCCAATTTCCATTTATCGGAGCTCTGGCTTACTTTGTAACCAAGATTATTCCTGGAGAGGACGAGGTTGTCAAATACGAACCCTTATATCTTGATGAACATTTCATCAAACAAGCCCCATCTATCGCTCTCGGAAATGCTAAGAAAGAGCTCTTGCACTTAGGAAACTACGCTGCTAAAGCCTTTGACCTTTCCTATAAGTACATCATTGACTTGGATGAAAAAGTTGCTGAAAAAGGGCATAAAACCGAAGAAGCCATTAACACCATCGATGAGCAATTAACACGTTATCTCATCGCCCTTTCAAGCGAAGCTCTCAGTCAAAAAGAAAGCGAAGTGCTCACCAATATCCTTGATTCCTCCCGTGATTTGGAACGGATTGGAGACCACGCGGAGGCTCTACTCAATCTGACTGACTATCTTCAACGTAAAAATGTTGAATTTTCTGATGCCGCCTTGAAAGAATTAGAGGAAGTTTATCGTCAAACTAGTGACTTTATCAAAGATGCTCTGGATAGTGTGGAAAACAATGATATTGAAAAAGCACGCAGTCTTGTAGAACGTCATGAAGCAATCAATAACATAGAGCGTGTTCTCAGAAAAACTCACATCAAACGCCTCAACAAAGGCGAATGTTCAACACAAGCCGGGGTAAACTTTATCGATATCATCTCACACTACACTCGTGTATCAGACCACGCTATGAACCTTGCTGAAAAGGTTTTTGCAGAACAAATCTAA
- a CDS encoding chromosome partitioning protein ParB, with protein MKVNIKALHPTQLYLSEKKLAGIQMLYQSAETIQVDPISILAFGNCLLITDGHHRAYQALLAGRDTISAEWDRDGGDELYHLYAKACEERKIYSVLDLKNHIIPQDEYEAKWYNWCDGFNQAATLLLKRKADETDPTNR; from the coding sequence ATGAAAGTCAACATAAAAGCTCTCCATCCGACTCAACTATACTTATCAGAAAAGAAACTAGCAGGCATCCAGATGCTTTACCAGTCGGCAGAAACAATCCAAGTCGATCCGATCAGTATTCTTGCCTTTGGAAATTGCTTGTTGATTACAGATGGACATCACAGGGCTTATCAGGCTTTATTGGCAGGTCGGGATACGATTTCTGCTGAGTGGGATAGAGATGGTGGTGATGAACTATATCATCTCTATGCGAAAGCCTGCGAAGAAAGAAAAATCTACTCTGTTCTGGATTTAAAAAATCATATCATACCTCAAGATGAGTATGAAGCAAAATGGTATAACTGGTGTGATGGTTTTAATCAAGCAGCAACTCTTTTGTTGAAAAGGAAAGCAGATGAAACAGACCCTACAAATAGATAA
- a CDS encoding GNAT family N-acetyltransferase, with protein MRLVPYDKVNHCEEAFAWYQDVNLVHLVDGVKRPYSQETLEAMYSYLDQHGELFWIEVKEKGEWFPIGDVTLSQDNLPIVIGNPAYQHRGIGKKVLSTLIELARVKGWKELKVKEIYTYNHASRRCFKSLGFVEDGTTEKGRSFVLKLV; from the coding sequence CTGCGTCTTGTTCCTTATGATAAGGTCAATCATTGTGAAGAAGCTTTTGCTTGGTATCAGGATGTGAACTTGGTTCACCTCGTAGATGGTGTGAAGAGACCTTATAGTCAAGAAACTTTGGAAGCCATGTATTCCTATTTGGATCAGCATGGTGAGCTTTTTTGGATTGAAGTCAAGGAGAAGGGAGAATGGTTTCCAATTGGGGATGTTACACTATCTCAGGATAATCTCCCCATTGTGATTGGGAATCCCGCTTACCAACATCGAGGGATTGGGAAAAAGGTTCTAAGTACTTTGATTGAATTGGCTCGAGTAAAAGGATGGAAAGAATTGAAAGTCAAGGAAATCTACACCTACAATCATGCTTCTAGGAGGTGTTTCAAGTCGCTTGGATTTGTGGAAGATGGAACAACAGAAAAAGGAAGGAGTTTTGTATTGAAATTAGTCTAA
- the rpoE gene encoding DNA-directed RNA polymerase subunit delta — MELEVFAGQEKSELSMIEVARAILELRGRDHEMHFSDLVNEIQNYLGTSNSDIREALPLFYTELNFDGSFISLGDNKWGLRSWYGVDEIDEEIIALEENDDDEVAPKAKKKRVNAFMDGDSDAIDYNADDPEDEDAYEADPALSYDDENPDDEKNEVEAYDAEINEIAPDDLGEDVDLNEDDDEFSDDDAETSEE; from the coding sequence TTGGAATTAGAAGTATTTGCTGGGCAAGAAAAAAGTGAACTATCTATGATTGAGGTAGCGCGTGCTATCTTGGAACTTCGTGGTCGCGACCATGAGATGCATTTTAGCGATCTTGTAAACGAAATTCAAAACTACCTTGGAACATCAAACAGCGATATCCGCGAAGCCTTGCCTTTGTTCTACACAGAGTTGAACTTTGACGGTAGCTTCATCTCACTTGGAGACAACAAATGGGGGCTTCGTTCATGGTATGGTGTGGACGAAATCGACGAAGAAATCATCGCTCTTGAAGAAAATGACGACGATGAAGTAGCACCAAAAGCTAAGAAAAAACGTGTCAATGCCTTCATGGATGGCGATTCAGATGCTATTGACTACAATGCAGATGATCCAGAAGACGAAGATGCATACGAAGCAGATCCAGCTCTTTCATATGATGATGAAAATCCAGATGATGAGAAAAATGAAGTGGAAGCTTATGATGCAGAAATCAACGAAATCGCCCCAGATGACTTGGGTGAAGACGTGGATCTCAACGAAGACGACGACGAGTTTTCAGATGATGATGCTGAAACCAGCGAGGAATAA
- a CDS encoding MFS transporter has product MNTFLTNKSYRMLLINQWVSSFGDTLFYISFISYVSEYKFASLAVLCITVSETLPQISQLFTGVIADFQKNRVAKYIAILASKFLLYTLLTLFVADKNFSMGMVLLICGINLLSDTMSYFAGAMISPLYVRIIGDDMTDAMGFRQATAGVVNILSNLIGGVLIGVISLKMFVGLNALTFLFALLGVVFIRTSLRDIEGQMEVSKRLTAKSFGEHFLHSMKILSSFPAIIKLIFIAAMNQVILSIITPLTTLMLIHHPFIFFDTGKSIAALSVVIFSGTIVGSFLSGGILKNIPIKMIVYFEEIMHLCILFSWLTNHFLLLLVVVFLCAVAVGMMGPRIFNLVFSMVPEEVMGTIQSVLGVFNVVVPGILSMIIVALASATNLKITVLPLFIFVLTALAIVRAMKIE; this is encoded by the coding sequence ATGAATACTTTTTTGACTAATAAAAGTTATCGAATGTTGCTGATTAATCAATGGGTTTCGTCATTTGGTGATACGCTGTTTTATATTTCCTTTATTTCGTATGTATCGGAATATAAATTTGCTTCATTAGCTGTTCTTTGTATAACAGTTTCGGAGACTTTGCCACAGATTTCTCAGTTGTTCACAGGTGTTATTGCCGATTTTCAAAAAAATCGTGTTGCAAAATATATTGCTATATTGGCAAGTAAGTTTCTGCTTTATACTCTATTGACACTGTTTGTAGCGGATAAGAACTTCTCTATGGGGATGGTTCTCCTTATTTGCGGAATCAATCTTTTATCAGATACCATGAGTTATTTTGCAGGTGCTATGATTTCTCCTTTGTATGTGAGGATTATCGGAGATGATATGACAGATGCTATGGGGTTTAGACAGGCAACTGCTGGCGTAGTTAATATTCTCAGCAACCTTATAGGTGGAGTTTTGATTGGGGTTATCAGTCTTAAGATGTTTGTAGGTTTGAATGCTTTGACCTTTCTTTTTGCACTGTTGGGTGTGGTGTTTATTCGTACTTCTTTGAGAGATATTGAGGGACAGATGGAGGTTAGTAAAAGATTAACCGCAAAATCTTTTGGAGAGCATTTCCTCCATTCAATGAAGATATTGTCAAGTTTTCCAGCAATTATCAAATTAATATTCATTGCAGCTATGAACCAAGTGATTTTAAGCATTATTACCCCTTTAACGACCTTGATGTTAATCCATCATCCATTTATCTTCTTTGACACTGGGAAATCCATTGCAGCATTGTCAGTGGTTATTTTTTCAGGAACGATTGTGGGAAGTTTTTTGAGTGGAGGTATCCTAAAAAATATTCCCATAAAAATGATTGTCTACTTTGAAGAAATTATGCATCTCTGTATTCTCTTTTCTTGGTTGACCAATCATTTCCTCCTTTTATTGGTAGTTGTCTTCTTATGCGCAGTTGCAGTAGGAATGATGGGGCCTCGGATTTTCAACCTTGTATTCTCGATGGTTCCAGAAGAAGTCATGGGAACCATCCAGTCAGTGCTTGGAGTATTCAATGTTGTTGTACCAGGAATTCTTAGCATGATCATCGTTGCCTTAGCGAGTGCTACAAACCTAAAAATCACAGTGCTTCCACTTTTTATTTTTGTATTGACTGCCTTAGCGATTGTGAGAGCAATGAAAATAGAGTAA
- a CDS encoding lanthionine synthetase LanC family protein: protein MDVLENSIQQFDSKVKYVSSDWVYFSYNKNLSDSGWKIHISSQMKDAVSIFTLVASFLREIECSFKVVKDIESLKKINSPRETSPIANKFMAIYPANDKQAREIILALREKLAIYFSPRILSDFQCGKYSPLHYRFGSFKKIQEYDEKNHKIIYLLKNEEGNWVEDVRKNFPVIPDWKEDLFTPEEKQELFGEIGKIPENHLINNYKFEIILKKSNRGNVYRAKKKDTGEKVIMKQVRPFVSNDVEGKHFAIDEIKNEVNMLKTLDSQLYTANFIDEFEVDGDYFVVQSFIEGYSYFDLIGEERFSYRTKLKLIDNLISIVNSIHSLGYKIVDLSPTNFIYREDGSIFLIDLENVSLIKDVRRYVKTPFMVNPDNDLSESSINQDYFAVAMTSFAILVGRTLVFSSGDNLYDISCIDKIKQALRIAKNMEYISESVYYWLIYLLNLSEAKESTNIIKKINEIEILNIDMSEVDFNVSCYDFKKESEKVAHFILSQNIDSTGRLLPSNEFGEFVNPISFQHGLSGYIIFVTQCLSSSELKLVKQWVQKIEITRGSKSYLYQNSLYFGVSGFLWALILLFERTGDIFYKNKATSLVNEILLDYDNIGKQDFVLGKAGVLLSLMRYYELEETAYLEEFIHTAISELEEEIGKDFSQYNSLFDYSFAHGKAGIAYVLNEYKILFDSKKYDSIISIFTEEIAKILSQEILKNKNSYNNLELSWCDGLSGLILYLCLVEPLKYSKLISEARVVILNHHLSMETCYCHGIASLLQTYAYVFGYKDKNDIVQLLLTKSFRKYDELLVFQSENRNYDYFDFGIGTLGIYWALLGFQFPFELKKEANQ, encoded by the coding sequence ATGGATGTTCTTGAGAATTCAATACAACAATTTGATTCTAAAGTTAAGTATGTTTCTTCTGACTGGGTTTATTTTAGCTATAATAAGAATTTATCAGATTCGGGATGGAAAATTCACATAAGTTCACAAATGAAAGATGCGGTTAGTATCTTTACACTAGTAGCATCTTTTTTACGCGAAATTGAATGTTCATTTAAAGTTGTTAAGGATATTGAAAGTTTAAAAAAGATTAACTCTCCACGAGAAACGTCACCTATAGCCAATAAATTTATGGCAATTTATCCTGCAAATGACAAGCAAGCTCGTGAAATAATATTAGCGTTACGTGAGAAACTTGCTATATATTTTTCTCCAAGAATATTGTCTGATTTTCAATGTGGAAAATATTCACCACTGCACTATAGATTTGGTTCATTTAAAAAAATACAAGAATATGATGAAAAAAATCACAAAATTATTTATTTGTTGAAAAACGAGGAGGGGAATTGGGTAGAAGATGTTCGTAAAAATTTTCCTGTGATACCTGATTGGAAGGAGGATCTTTTTACTCCAGAAGAGAAGCAGGAGTTATTTGGAGAGATAGGGAAAATACCTGAGAATCATTTAATAAATAACTATAAATTTGAAATAATATTAAAAAAATCTAACAGAGGGAATGTATATAGAGCTAAAAAGAAAGATACTGGGGAAAAAGTTATTATGAAACAAGTGCGCCCTTTTGTCAGCAACGATGTTGAGGGGAAGCATTTTGCTATCGATGAGATAAAAAATGAAGTTAATATGTTGAAGACATTAGATTCTCAGCTTTATACGGCAAACTTTATAGATGAGTTTGAAGTTGATGGAGACTATTTTGTTGTTCAAAGTTTTATTGAAGGATATAGTTATTTTGATTTAATTGGGGAAGAAAGGTTTTCTTATAGAACAAAATTAAAATTAATAGATAATTTAATATCAATTGTTAATTCTATTCATAGTTTAGGATATAAGATTGTAGACTTATCGCCTACAAATTTTATTTATAGAGAAGATGGTTCTATATTTTTAATAGATTTAGAGAATGTATCTCTGATAAAAGATGTACGACGATATGTAAAAACCCCTTTTATGGTAAATCCAGATAATGACCTATCTGAGAGTTCGATTAATCAAGATTATTTTGCTGTAGCCATGACTAGTTTTGCTATTTTGGTTGGTAGAACATTAGTTTTTTCGTCGGGAGACAATCTATACGATATTAGTTGTATTGATAAAATAAAACAAGCGTTACGAATCGCTAAAAATATGGAATATATATCAGAGAGTGTGTATTACTGGTTGATTTATCTGTTGAATTTAAGTGAAGCGAAAGAATCTACTAATATAATAAAGAAAATTAATGAAATTGAAATTTTGAATATTGATATGTCAGAGGTGGATTTTAATGTTAGTTGTTATGATTTTAAAAAGGAATCTGAGAAAGTAGCACATTTTATTTTATCACAAAATATTGATAGCACAGGTCGTCTTTTACCTTCAAATGAATTTGGAGAATTTGTTAACCCGATATCTTTTCAGCACGGACTGTCTGGTTATATAATATTTGTTACTCAATGTTTATCGTCTTCTGAACTGAAGTTAGTTAAGCAATGGGTTCAAAAGATAGAAATAACAAGAGGTAGCAAGAGTTATCTGTATCAAAATTCATTGTATTTTGGTGTGTCAGGATTTTTATGGGCTTTAATATTATTGTTTGAAAGAACAGGTGATATTTTTTATAAAAATAAAGCTACTAGTCTAGTAAATGAGATATTGTTAGATTATGACAACATTGGTAAGCAGGATTTTGTTTTAGGAAAGGCAGGTGTTTTGCTATCTCTTATGAGGTATTATGAGTTGGAAGAAACCGCCTATCTCGAAGAATTTATCCATACTGCAATTTCTGAACTTGAAGAGGAAATCGGTAAGGATTTTTCACAATATAATTCCTTGTTTGATTATAGTTTTGCTCATGGAAAAGCAGGAATAGCATATGTTTTGAATGAATATAAAATTTTATTTGATAGTAAGAAATATGATTCCATAATAAGTATTTTTACAGAAGAAATTGCAAAAATATTGTCACAAGAAATTTTGAAAAATAAAAATAGCTATAATAATTTAGAGCTATCTTGGTGTGATGGACTATCAGGATTGATTCTATATCTTTGTTTGGTCGAACCTCTAAAATACTCCAAGTTAATTTCGGAGGCTAGAGTGGTGATTCTTAACCACCACCTGAGTATGGAAACATGTTATTGCCATGGCATTGCTAGTCTGTTACAAACTTATGCGTATGTATTTGGATATAAAGATAAGAATGATATAGTTCAGTTGCTTCTTACTAAGTCTTTTAGAAAGTATGATGAACTTCTTGTTTTTCAAAGTGAGAATCGAAATTACGATTATTTTGATTTTGGTATTGGAACTTTGGGAATATATTGGGCACTGTTAGGATTTCAATTTCCTTTTGAACTGAAGAAGGAGGCAAACCAATGA
- a CDS encoding CTP synthase, translating to MSTKYIFVTGGVVSSIGKGIVAASLGRLLKNRGLKVTIQKFDPYINIDPGTMSPYQHGEVFVTDDGAETDLDLGHYERFIDINLNKYSNVTTGKIYSEVLRKERRGEYLGATVQVIPHITDALKEKIKRAALTTDSDVIITEVGGTVGDIESLPFLEALRQMKADVGADNVMYIHTTLLPYLKAAGEMKTKPTQHSVKELRGLGIQPNMLVIRTEEPAGQGIKNKLAQFCDVAPEAVIESLDVEHLYQIPLNLQAQGMDQIVCDHLKLDAPVADMTEWSAMVDKVMNLKKQVKISLVGKYVELQDAYISVVEALKHSGYANDAEVKINWINANDVTAENVAELLSDADGIIVPGGFGQRGTEGKIQAIRYARENDVPMLGVCLGMQLTCIEFARHVLGLEGANSAELAPETKYPIIDIMRDQIDVEDMGGTLRLGLYPSKLKRGSKAATAYHNQEVVQRRHRHRYEFNNAFREQFEAAGFVFSGVSPDNRLVEIVEIPENKFFVACQYHPELSSRPNRPEELYTAFITAAVENSN from the coding sequence ATGTCTACGAAATATATTTTTGTAACTGGTGGTGTGGTATCGTCTATTGGGAAAGGGATTGTGGCAGCGAGTCTGGGTCGTCTCTTGAAAAATCGTGGTCTCAAAGTAACCATTCAAAAGTTTGATCCTTATATCAATATCGATCCGGGAACTATGAGCCCTTACCAGCACGGGGAAGTTTTTGTGACAGATGACGGAGCTGAGACAGATTTGGACTTGGGTCACTATGAACGCTTCATCGATATCAATCTCAACAAATATTCCAACGTGACAACTGGTAAAATTTACAGTGAAGTTCTTCGTAAAGAACGCCGTGGAGAATACCTTGGGGCAACTGTTCAAGTCATTCCTCATATCACAGATGCTTTGAAAGAAAAAATCAAGCGTGCCGCTCTAACGACTGACTCTGATGTCATTATCACAGAGGTCGGTGGAACTGTTGGGGATATCGAGTCCTTGCCATTCCTAGAGGCCCTTCGTCAGATGAAGGCAGATGTGGGTGCAGATAATGTCATGTACATTCATACAACTTTGCTTCCATATCTCAAGGCAGCTGGTGAAATGAAAACCAAACCAACTCAACACTCTGTAAAAGAATTGCGTGGATTGGGAATCCAACCAAATATGTTGGTTATTCGTACAGAAGAGCCAGCTGGTCAAGGAATTAAAAACAAACTGGCCCAGTTCTGTGATGTGGCACCAGAAGCCGTTATCGAGTCTTTAGACGTTGAACATCTTTACCAAATTCCGTTGAATTTGCAGGCACAAGGTATGGACCAGATTGTCTGTGACCATTTGAAATTAGACGCACCAGTAGCAGATATGACAGAGTGGTCAGCTATGGTGGACAAGGTCATGAACCTCAAGAAACAAGTTAAAATTTCCCTTGTCGGTAAGTATGTTGAATTGCAAGATGCCTACATTTCTGTGGTTGAAGCCTTGAAACACTCTGGTTATGCCAACGACGCAGAAGTTAAAATCAATTGGATCAATGCCAATGATGTGACAGCAGAGAATGTGGCAGAGCTCTTGTCTGATGCGGACGGAATCATTGTACCAGGAGGTTTTGGTCAACGTGGTACTGAAGGGAAAATCCAAGCTATCCGCTATGCGCGTGAGAATGATGTTCCAATGTTGGGAGTCTGCTTGGGAATGCAGTTGACTTGTATCGAGTTTGCTCGTCACGTTTTGGGTCTTGAAGGTGCCAATTCTGCAGAGCTTGCACCAGAAACAAAATACCCTATCATTGATATCATGCGTGATCAGATTGATGTTGAGGATATGGGGGGAACCCTTCGCTTGGGACTTTATCCGTCTAAGTTGAAACGTGGCTCTAAGGCAGCAACTGCTTATCACAATCAAGAAGTGGTGCAACGCCGTCACCGTCACCGTTATGAGTTTAACAATGCCTTCCGTGAGCAGTTTGAGGCAGCAGGCTTTGTCTTCTCAGGAGTGTCTCCAGACAATCGTCTGGTAGAAATCGTGGAAATTCCAGAAAATAAATTCTTTGTAGCGTGTCAGTATCACCCTGAACTGTCAAGCCGTCCAAACCGCCCAGAAGAGCTCTACACTGCCTTTATTACTGCAGCGGTTGAGAACAGCAATTAG